Proteins co-encoded in one Medicago truncatula cultivar Jemalong A17 chromosome 8, MtrunA17r5.0-ANR, whole genome shotgun sequence genomic window:
- the LOC25500854 gene encoding ferric reduction oxidase 2, whose product MAQDKVKRSPTQIKYGLIQSTIRLLMVLLFLGLIFIFIMMPTYTFKHTWNPQFQAKTNSTYFGAQGTRILIYTFPVLLIATLGCVFLHIAKKSNESNMEIGNGKKHGTTIWNRPMLVKGPLGIVSITEIAFLLMFIALLIWSFSIYLHNDFATIISKSEAENGEKVWQEKIESVALRLGLVGNICLALLFFPVTRGSTVLPIFGLTSEGCIKYHIWLGHVLMTLFTTHGVCYIIYWASTHQISQMLKWDKVGVSNVAGEISLLAGLVLWVATIPYIRRKYFELFFYTHYLYIIFIIFFIFHVGISFACIMLPGFYLFLVDRYLRFLQSRREVRLVSSRVLPCETVELNFSKGHGLTYNPTSVMFINVPSISKLQWHPFTITSNSKLESEKLSVVIKSEGTWTKKLYQLLSNPSPIDRLGISVEGPYGPASTNYLRHDTLVMVSGGSGITPFISIIRELIYLSTTFKCKTPNIVLISSFKNTSCLSMLDLILPISGTPSDISNIQLQIEAYITRDREFKSDSSIHPQTLWFKPNPTDAPIHSMLGPNTWLWLGAIISSSFIIFLIIIGIITRYYIFPIDHNTNKIFSYPLRVFLNVLVICVSVVVVASVAVIWNKKQNAKEAKQIQNLEGSSPTVSPSSMIYNVDRELESLPYQSLVQATNVHYGTRPDLKRLLFEMKGSSVGVLVSGPKQMRQEVASICSSGLVENLHFESISFTW is encoded by the exons atggcTCAAGATAAAGTGAAAAGGTCACCTACTCAAATAAAATATGGATTAATTCAATCTACAATAAGGTTATTGATGGTGTTACTGTTTCTgggtttaattttcatttttataatgaTGCCTACATATACTTTCAAACACACATGGAATCCTCAATTCCAAGCAAAGACTAATTCTACATATTTTGGTGCACAAG GTACAAGGATTCTTATTTACACTTTTCCAGTGTTGTTAATAGCCACTTTGGGATGTGTCTTTCTCCACATagccaaaaaatcaaatgagaGCAACATGGAAAT TGGCAATGGGAAGAAACATGGGACAACCATATGGAATCGTCCAATGCTTGTGAAAGGACCTCTTGGAATTGTTTCTATTACAGAAATAGCATTCTTGCTTATGTTCATTGCACTTCTAATTTGGTCCTTTTCCATTTATTTACACAACGACTTTGCAACAATCATATCAAAATCAGAGGCAGAGAATGGCGAAAAAGT GTGGCaagagaaaatagaaagtgtggCACTAAGGTTAGGTCTTGTTGGTAACATATGTTTGGCATTGTTATTTTTCCCAGTGACTCGTGGATCAACCGTGCTACCAATATTTGGCCTCACTTCTGAAGGTTGCATCAAATACCACATTTGGCTTGGGCACGTGCTTATGACACTTTTCACTACTCATGGAGTTTGTTACATTATCTATTGGGCATCTACTCATCAAATTTCACAG ATGCTGAAATGGGACAAAGTTGGAGTATCAAATGTGGCTGGAGAGATATCTTTGCTTGCTGGTTTAGTCTTATGGGTTGCAACCATTCCTTACATTAGGAGAAAATACTTTGAGCTATTTTTCTACACTCATTACCTCTACattatcttcatcatcttcttcatctttcatGTTGGCATTTCCTTTGCCTGCATTATGCTCCCTGGTTTCTACCTCTTCTTGGTTGATCGTTACCTACGGTTCCTACAATCTAGGCGCGAAGTTCGTTTGGTTTCATCTCGTGTTTTGCCGTGTGAAACTGTAGAACTCAACTTCTCTAAGGGACATG GATTGACGTATAATCCAACAAGTGTGATGTTCATAAATGTACCAAGCATATCAAAGTTGCAATGGCATCCATTTACCATTACTTCTAATAGTAAATTGGAATCTGAAAAGCTAAGTGTTGTCATTAAAAGTGAAGGAACTTGGACAAAAAAGCTCTACCAGTTGCTTTCAAATCCTTCGCCTATCGATCGCCTTGGAATATCTGTTGAAGGTCCTTATGGACCTGCTTCAACCAATTATCTAAG GCATGACACACTTGTGATGGTGAGTGGAGGAAGTGGCATCACACCATTTATCTCTATCATTAGAGAGCTAATATATCTTAGCACTACATTCAAATGCAAGACACCAAACATTGTCCTAATTTCTTCATTCAAGAATACTTCATGTTTGTCAATGCTAGATTTGATCCTACCTATTTCTGGCACACCATCTGACATTTCTAATATTCAACTCCAAATTGAGGCATACATCACAAGAGACAGAGAGTTTAAATCAGATAGCTCAATTCATCCTCAAACTTTATGGTTTAAGCCAAATCCAACAGATGCACCAATACATTCTATGTTAGGTCCAAACACTTGGCTTTGGCTTGGTGCTATAATCTCATCTTCTTTCATTATCTTCCTTATCATAATCGGGATCATTACTCGATACTACATTTTCCCGATTGATCATAACACGAATAAAATATTCTCGTATCCTTTAAGGGTGTTCCTTAACGTGCTAGTAATATGTGTGTCGGTAGTTGTTGTTGCTAGTGTAGCAGTTATTtggaataaaaaacaaaatgctAAAGAAGCAAAACAGATTCAGAACTTGGAAGGGTCATCACCAACAGTGTCACCAAGTTCAATGATTTACAATGTTGATAGAGAATTAGAAAGCCTTCCATATCAGTCCCTAGTTCAAGCTACCAATGTGCATTATGGAACAAGACCTGATCTTAAAA GACTTCTATTTGAAATGAAAGGGTCAAGTGTGGGAGTTCTTGTTTCAGGACCTAAACAAATGAGGCAGGAGGTTGCATCCATTTGTTCATCTGGTTTAGTTGAAAATCTGCATTTTGAGTCCATAAGTTTTACCTGGTGA
- the LOC25500855 gene encoding TMV resistance protein N produces MAYTTIDEASSSSSPSIQTSRWTNHVFLSFRGEDTRQGFTDHLFASLERRGIKTFKDDHDLERGEVISYELNKAIEESMFAIIILSPNYASSTWCLDELKKIVECSKSFGQAVFPIFYGVDPSDVRHQRGSFDEAFRKHEEKFRKDRTKVERWRDALREVAGYSGWDSKGRHEASLVETIVEHIQKKLIPKLKVCTDNLVGIDSRIKEVYSLLAMDLNNVRFIGIWGMGGIGKTTIARLVYEAIKNEFKVSCFLANIRETVSKTDNLAHIQMELLSHLNIRSNDFYNVHDGKKILANSFNNKKVLLVLDDVSELSQLENLAGKQEWFGPGSRVIITSRDKHLLMTHGVHETYKAKGLVKNEALKLFCLKAFKEIQPKEEYLSLCKEVVEYTRGLPLALEVLGSHLHGRTVEVWHSALEQIRSGPHYKIHDTLKISYDSLQSMEKNLFLDIACFFKGMDIDEVIEILEGCGYHPKIGIDILIERSLATLDRGDNKLWMHDLLQEMGRNIVFEESPNDPGKRSRLWSQKDVDQVLRQNKGTDKIQGIAMDLVQPYEASWKIEAFSKISQLRLLKLCEIKLPLGLNRFPSSLRVLDWSGCPLRTLPLTNHLVEIVAIKLYRSKIEQLWHGTQFLENLKSINLSFSKSLKRSPDFVGVPNLEFLVLEGCTSLTEIHPSLLSHKKLALLNLKDCKRLKTLPCKIEMSSLKGLSLSGCCEFKHLPEFDETMENLSKLSLEETAIKKLPSSLGFLVSLLSLDLENCKNLVCLPNTVSELKSLLILNVSGCSKLHSFPEGLKEMKSLEELFANETSIEELPSSVFFLENLKVISFAGCKGPVTKSVNTFLLPFTQFLGTPQEPNGFRLPPKLCLPSLRNLNLSYCNLSEESMPKDFSNLSSLVVLNLSGNNFVRPPSSISKLPKLEYLRLNCCEMLQKFPEFPSSMRLLDASNCASLETSKFNLSRPCSLFASQIQRHSHLPRLLKSYVEAQEHGLPKARFDMLITGSEIPSWFTPSKYVSVTNMSVPHNCPPTEWMGFALCFMLVSFAEPPELCHHEVSCYLFGPKGKLFIRSRDLPPMEPYVRHLYILYLTIDECRERFDEGGDCSEIEFVLKTYCCDELQVVRCGCRLVFKQDVEDIYRNYY; encoded by the exons ATGGCATATACCACTATAGATGAAgcctcttcatcttcttctccttccaTCCAAACATCAAGATGGACCAACCATGTTTTCTTGAGTTTTAGAGGTGAGGACACTCGCCAAGGTTTCACTGACCATCTTTTTGCTTCATTGGAAAGAAGAGGGATCAAAACATTCAAGGATGATCATGATCTTGAGAGGGGTGAAGTGATATCATATGAACTCAATAAAGCCATTGAAGAGTCTATGTTTGCTATCATCATTCTCTCACCAAACTATGCTTCCTCAACATGGTGTTTGGATGAGCTAAAAAAGATTGTTGAGTGCAGTAAGAGTTTTGGTCAAGCTGTTTTTCCAATCTTCTATGGTGTTGATCCATCTGATGTCAGGCATCAGAGAGGAAGCTTTGATGAAGCTTTTAGAAAACATGAAGAAAAGTTCCGGAAAGATAGAACGAAAGTGGAAAGATGGAGAGATGCTTTAAGAGAAGTTGCTGGTTACTCTGGTTGGGACTCCAAGGGCCG GCATGAGGCATCATTGGTGGAAACAATAGTTGAACATATTCAGAAAAAATTGATTCCTAAATTGAAGGTTTGCACAGATAACCTTGTTGGAATTGACTCGCGGATAAAGGAAGTATATTCGCTACTAGCAATGGACTTAAACAACGTTCGCTTCATAGGCATATGGGGCATGGGTGGCATTGGAAAGACAACTATTGCTAGATTAGTCTATGAAGCGATCAAAAACGAGTTCAAGGTTAGTTGCTTTCTTGCAAACATTAGAGAAACAGTTTCTAAGACAGATAACTTAGCTCATATCCAAATGGAACTTCTTTCTCATCTTAATATAAGAAGCAATGATTTTTACAATGTTCATGATGGCAAAAAGATATTAGCAAATTCTTTCAACAATAAAAAGGTTCTTCTTGTTCTTGATGATGTGAGCGAATTAAGCCAATTGGAGAATTTAGCTGGGAAGCAAGAATGGTTTGGTCCAGGAAGTAGAGTTATAATCACAAGTAGAGATAAGCACTTGTTAATGACACATGGAGTGCATGAAACTTATAAGGCTAAAGGCTTAGTAAAAAATGAAGCACTTAAGCTCTTCTGTTTGAAAGCCTTTAAAGAAATTCAACCTAAAGAAGAGTATTTGAGCTTGTGCAAAGAAGTGGTTGAATATACAAGAGGTCTTCCATTAGCACTTGAGGTATTAGGTTCACATCTTCATGGAAGAACTGTTGAGGTTTGGCATAGTGCTTTAGAACAAATAAGAAGTGGTCCTCACTACAAAATCCATGATACATTGAAAATAAGCTATGATAGTTTACAATCTATGGAGAAAAATTTGTTTCTAGATATTGCATGTTTCTTCAAAGGAATGGACATAGATGAAGTAATAGAAATTTTAGAAGGTTGTGGTTATCATCCCAAAATTGGAATTGACATTTTGATTGAAAGATCTTTGGCAACTTTGGATAGGGGGGACAATAAGTTGTGGATGCATGATTTGCTTCAAGAAATGGGAAGGAATATTGTGTTTGAAGAATCTCCAAATGATCCTGGAAAACGCAGTAGGTTATGGTCTCAAAAAGACGTTGATCAAGTATTGAGACAAAATAAG GGAACTGATAAAATTCAAGGCATAGCTATGGACTTAGTTCAACCATATGAAGCAAGCTGGAAGATTGAAGCCTTCTCGAAAATAAGTCAGCTAAGGTTACTCAAATTATGTGAAATAAAACTTCCCCTTGGCTTAAACCGTTTCCCTAGTTCACTAAGAGTTCTTGATTGGAGTGGTTGTCCTTTGAGAACCCTGCCACTCACTAATCATTTGGTTGAAATTGTTGCCATCAAATTGTATCGTAGCAAAATAGAACAACTTTGGCATGGAACACAG TTTCTTGAAAATCTGAAGTCCATCAACTTGAGCTTTTCGAAGTCTCTAAAGAGATCGCCCGACTTTGTTGGTGTACCAAATCTTGAATTCCTGGTTCTTGAAGGTTGTACAAGCTTAACTGAGATTCATCCTTCCCTTTTAAGCCACAAGAAACTTGCTCTACTGAATTTGAAAGACTGCaaaagactaaaaacacttCCATGTAAAATAGAGATGAGTTCTTTGAAGGGTTTAAGTCTTTCTGGTTGCTGTGAATTTAAACATCTTCCAGAGTTTGACGAAACTATGGAAAATCTATCAAAGCTTTCTTTAGAGGAGACTGCTATAAAAAAACTTCCATCTTCGCTTGGATTTCTTGTATCCCTTCTTAGCCTGGATTTAGAAAATTGCAAGAACCTTGTTTGTCTTCCAAATACAGTAAGTGAATTGAAGTCCCTCTTAATTCTGAATGTTTCTGGCTGCTCAAAGCTCCATAGTTTTCCAGAAGGTTTAAAGGAAATGAAGTCTTTGGAGGAACTTTTTGCAAATGAAACTTCTATTGAAGAACTACCTTCATCGGTTTTTTTCCTAGAAAACCTCAAAGTAATATCATTTGCTGGTTGCAAAGGACCGGTTACTAAGTCGGTGAATACATTTTTGCTACCATTTACACAATTTCTAGGTACTCCACAAGAACCTAATGGATTTAGATTGCCGCCAAAATTATGTCTGCCTTCATTGAggaatttaaatttaagttaCTGCAATCTATCTGAAGAATCAATGCCAAAAGATTTTTCCAACTTATCTTCCTTGGTTGTTTTAAATCTCTCTGGAAACAATTTTGTTAGGCCACCAAGTAGCATTTCGAAACTTCCAAAGCTTGAATATCTTAGGCTAAACTGTTGTGAAATGCTTCAGAAGTTTCCAGAATTCCCATCAAGTATGAGGTTATTAGATGCAAGTAATTGTGCTTCATTGGAAACTTCCAAATTCAATCTATCTAGACCATGCAGTCTCTTTGCATCGCAGATACAACGACACTCGCATTTGCCCAGATTACTGAAGAGCTATGTTGAG GCACAAGAACATGGTCTACCTAAAGCAAGATTTGACATGCTTATCACAGGGAGCGAAATTCCCTCATGGTTTACACCTtcaaaatatgtttctgttaCAAATATGTCAGTCCCTCATAATTGTCCTCCAACTGAATGGATGGGATTTGCTTTGTGTTTCATGCTGGTGAGTTTTGCTGAACCACCTGAGTTGTGTCATCATGAAGTAAGTTGTTACTTGTTTGGACCAAAGGGTAAATTGTTTATCAGATCCAGGGATTTACCTCCTATGGAACCGTATGTCCGTCACCTCTATATTCTCTATCTGACCATCGATGAATGTCGGGAAAGATTTGATGAAGGTGGTGACTGCAGTGAAATTGAGTTTGTCTTGAAAACTTATTGTTGTGATGAATTACAAGTAGTGAGGTGTGGTTGTCGTTTGGTATTTAAGCAAGATGTTGAAGATATCTACCGAAATTATTACTAG